CGTGGGCGGTGTCGCGCAAGAACGCCGCGTTGCGCGATGCGCTGAACGAGGCGATGCAGCGCAGCGCCGGCAGGATCGAGGCGATCCTGCGCGAGTACCACGTGCCGCTGGTGGCCTGCGCCGATTGCGTCGTCGACGGCGACCTGCGCTCGCACGGCAGCTATGCCGCGCCGGCCGAGGACACCGCGACGCCGAGTCCGCAGGCATCCTCGGACATGCTGGCAAAACTGCAGCTGCGCATCGCCGACGGCGCCGACCCGAACCAGGAACTGGCGCATGCGCTCGACGCCGGCGATGGCGTGCGCGTGGCCTGGCTGCTGCGCCACGGCGCCAATGCCGACCGGCCCAACCTGCTGGGCGAGCCGCCGCTGCACCAGGCGATCCGCAACCAGGCGCCGGTGCTGGTCGGCGAACTGCTGGCCGCCGGCGCCAACGTGGAGACCCGCGACGGCAACGGCTGGACGCCACTGATGAAGGCAGCGTGGTCCAACGACGCGCAGAGCCTGAAGCAACTGCTGGCGCGCCGGGCCAAGGTCGAGGTGGTGTCCCACGACGGCTGGACCGCGCTGGATCTGGCGATCTCCTATGCCGACGCCGACCTGGTGCAGGCGCTGCTCGGCGCCGGCGCCAACGTGCGCCGCAGCAATCCGGCCGGGTTCACCCCGGTGATGTTCGCGGTGGCACGCAACGATCCGAAGATCCTCGACGCGCTGCTGGCGCGCGGCGCCGAGGCCGACCGGCCCAACCGCGCCGGCGTCACCCCGCTGATGCTGGCCGCCGCCGCCGGCCGCGAGGAGGCCACCCGCCGCCTGCTCGCCGCCGGCGCCAATGCCGGCACCCGCGACGCCGACGGCAAGACCCCGGCGGCGCTGGCGCAGCAGCGCGGCGACGCGCAACTGGCGCAACTGCTGACGGAGGCCGAACACCGACGCACGCAATGACCGCCGTTCCCGTCCTGCGCATGCCGCGTCCGCGGCATGCCATTCCCCACAGACCGTCCCGCCAAGGTTCTTCTCCCATGCGCAATGCCGTCGTCCGTTCCTGCATCGTCCCGAAACTGCTGCACCTGCCCCTGTTCGCACTGACCCTGGCCCTGGCCGCCTGCGGCAAGGAGCCTGCGCCTTCCGCGTCCGCCGCCGCGCCAGCGCCCGCTGCGGCTGCACCCGCCGCACCCGCGCCTGCGCCCGGCGCCGCCCCGGCGGCTGCGCCGGCCGCTGCGGCTGCGACCCCGCCGCCGGCCGCGGTCACCCCGATCCCGAAGGGCGCCCCGGTGAAGGTGACCCCGGAACTCGCCGCCGAGGGCAAGAAGATCTTCCTGTCGGCCGGTTGCAGCGCCTGCCACGGCGGCACCGGTGGCGGCGGCATGTGCCCGCCGCTGACCAACGACGTGTGGATCTACGGCCACGACGACGACACCCTGCGCGCGCTGATCAACGAAGGCACCGCCGGCATGACCGCGCACGGCAAGGTCCGGGTCGGCCACGAGAAGGTGGTGGGGCAGATGCCGCCGTTCGCGCCGGTGCTCAAGGAGGGCGACACCGAGAAACTGCTGGCCTTCATCCACTCGGTCAACAAGACCGCGGGTTCGGCTCCATGACGCCAGGGGCACGACGCACGCTCACGGCGCTGGCGCTGCTGCTGGCCGCGGCGGCCTGCCAGCGCGCGCCGGCGCCCGCCGCCGGCGCCGACGCCGGGCAGTCCGCCACGCCGGCGGCGGCGCTGGCGTACGTGCCGAACCAGCGCGCCGGCACCATTTCGGTGATCGACACCGGCAAGGACGTGGTGCTGCGCACCTTGTCCGCGCAGGGCCAGCTCGGCAAGCGCCTGCAGCAGGTCCTGCCCGGGCCGGCCGGGCACCTGTACGTGATCGACGCGCAGGGCCACCGGCTGCTGGAACTGGATACGGTGCAGGACCGGATCCTGCGCAGCGTGGACATCGGCGAGAACGCCGAGGGCATCGCGCTGTCGCCGAACGGCGACCAGTTCGCGGTGTGCGTGGAAGGGCAGAACCAGGTGATGCTGATCGATCCGGCCAGCTTCGCGATCGGCGCGCGCATCGCCACCCAGGGCCAGGCGCCGGAGCACTGCGTGTACAGCCCCGACGGCGCGCTGCTGCTGACCAGCAACGAAGGTTCCGACGATCTGGACGTGATCGACCTGAAGGCGGGCAAGTCCACCGGCGTCATCGCCACCAGCGGCCATCCGCGCGGCATGGCGTTCGCCCCGGACGGCAACACCGCGTACGTGGCGCAGGAATCGGCCAGCGTGGTCGACGTGGTCGACCTGGTCGCGCGCC
The Xanthomonas sp. AM6 DNA segment above includes these coding regions:
- a CDS encoding quinoprotein dehydrogenase-associated putative ABC transporter substrate-binding protein is translated as MSRRPRAPVASGRREAVAARRPYQGARAVLLLCSLGLVAAGCTREPSSATARVPEAASAAAAKPAPATPATALPADAAVLRVCADPGNMPLSNRAGEGFQNKIAQVLAEAMGRRLQYEWRTYYQRGLARSTINAGKCDVLMDMNSDFEMGLPTRPLYRSTYVLVTRKGLALQPASLDDPALKKLKIGVFQSSPARQALYDHGVTGEVQYLFYDSATAPEEHPGKLAERVAGGQLDAAESWGPVAGYYAARGGLGVVPLNVVDDEVLEYSMAWAVSRKNAALRDALNEAMQRSAGRIEAILREYHVPLVACADCVVDGDLRSHGSYAAPAEDTATPSPQASSDMLAKLQLRIADGADPNQELAHALDAGDGVRVAWLLRHGANADRPNLLGEPPLHQAIRNQAPVLVGELLAAGANVETRDGNGWTPLMKAAWSNDAQSLKQLLARRAKVEVVSHDGWTALDLAISYADADLVQALLGAGANVRRSNPAGFTPVMFAVARNDPKILDALLARGAEADRPNRAGVTPLMLAAAAGREEATRRLLAAGANAGTRDADGKTPAALAQQRGDAQLAQLLTEAEHRRTQ
- a CDS encoding cytochrome c yields the protein MPHRPSRQGSSPMRNAVVRSCIVPKLLHLPLFALTLALAACGKEPAPSASAAAPAPAAAAPAAPAPAPGAAPAAAPAAAAATPPPAAVTPIPKGAPVKVTPELAAEGKKIFLSAGCSACHGGTGGGGMCPPLTNDVWIYGHDDDTLRALINEGTAGMTAHGKVRVGHEKVVGQMPPFAPVLKEGDTEKLLAFIHSVNKTAGSAP
- a CDS encoding beta-propeller fold lactonase family protein, with protein sequence MTPGARRTLTALALLLAAAACQRAPAPAAGADAGQSATPAAALAYVPNQRAGTISVIDTGKDVVLRTLSAQGQLGKRLQQVLPGPAGHLYVIDAQGHRLLELDTVQDRILRSVDIGENAEGIALSPNGDQFAVCVEGQNQVMLIDPASFAIGARIATQGQAPEHCVYSPDGALLLTSNEGSDDLDVIDLKAGKSTGVIATSGHPRGMAFAPDGNTAYVAQESASVVDVVDLVARRRVASIPAGQRTAGIAISRDGSRVYASNGGAGTVSVIDPAARSSLAEIPVGQRPWNPALSADGKKLYVANGRSNSVSVIDTATMKEIKQIAVGEMPWGVVIAR